From Daucus carota subsp. sativus chromosome 6, DH1 v3.0, whole genome shotgun sequence, the proteins below share one genomic window:
- the LOC108225187 gene encoding probable galacturonosyltransferase-like 1 translates to MTNQNLRSLVSLFLVLSLTASTHSTSITTSTSILQQFKQAPEFYNSPDCPSVLKLNDHHLCYDNAVHVAMTLDAAYIRGSMAAILSVLQHSSCPQNIVFHFVTSASSNASLLHATIATSFPYLKFQVYPFDDSYVARLISTSIRSALDCPLNYARSYFPSILPSCIQKIVYLDSDLVLVDDIAKLSATPLPDDIVLAAPEYCNANFTTYFTPTFWSNPSLSLTFANRKACYFNTGVMVIDLARWRAGDYTQRLEEWMELQKRMRIYELGSLPPFLLVFAGNIAPVDHKWNQHGLGGDNFRGLCRNLHPGPVSLLHWSGKGKPWVRLDNNRPCPLDALWAPYDLLKTPFSIDS, encoded by the coding sequence ATGACAAACCAAAATCTCCGATCCCTCGTTTCATTGTTTCTTGTACTCTCTTTAACAGCGTCGACTCATTCAACTTCTATTACTACCTCTACTTCAATTCTACAACAATTCAAACAAGCCCCGGAGTTCTACAACTCTCCGGACTGCCCCTCCGTCCTAAAATTAAATGATCACCACCTGTGCTACGACAACGCAGTCCATGTGGCAATGACACTTGATGCAGCGTACATTCGTGGCTCAATGGCTGCGATCCTCTCCGTCCTCCAGCACTCCTCATGTCCACAGAACATAGTCTTTCACTTTGTCACCTCAGCTTCCTCCAATGCCTCACTCTTACACGCCACCATCGCCACCTCCTTCCCATACCTAAAATTCCAAGTCTATCCTTTCGACGATTCATACGTAGCCCGTCTCATCTCCACATCAATCCGGTCCGCCCTTGACTGCCCTCTAAACTACGCCAGAAGCTACTTTCCCAGCATATTACCATCTTGCATACAAAAAATCGTATATCTGGATTCTGATTTAGTATTAGTAGATGACATTGCAAAACTTTCCGCAACTCCACTGCCTGATGACATAGTATTAGCAGCTCCAGAGTACTGCAATGCAAATTTCACCACATATTTTACTCCCACATTCTGGTCCAACCCTTCACTTTCCTTAACTTTTGCCAATCGCAAGGCTTGCTATTTTAACACCGGAGTGATGGTGATTGATCTAGCCCGATGGAGAGCCGGAGATTACACTCAAAGACTGGAAGAATGGATGGAGTTACAGAAGAGAATgaggatatatgaattaggaTCATTACCACCTTTTTTACTTGTTTTTGCTGGTAACATAGCTCCAGTGGATCACAAATGGAATCAACATGGACTAGGAGGGGATAATTTTCGCGGCCTTTGTCGGAATCTGCATCCAGGGCCAGTGAGTTTACTGCATTGGAGTGGCAAGGGAAAACCGTGGGTGAGATTGGACAACAACCGGCCATGTCCACTGGATGCTCTTTGGGCTCCTTATGATTTGTTGAAGACACCATTTTctattgattcttga
- the LOC108227746 gene encoding uncharacterized protein LOC108227746: MDAHDHLAVVDGSKMTWNVRVRVTRIWPSTIPNGVIVRWNLLLLDSENTHVHASTTPEIWIQFQNLINEGVVCMVRNFSVIPANGIFRPVLHPRQIAFTEATRINVIPEEEFTIQMHRFEIIPLEDLQEHVVEGNPNWLNEFSIDVMGMVEDLEPIQESQTNHGPVEIIKFTIYDGSVRHKVHISGPFNPDALSLYDDQFANPKIVIMASTRISEFRGTIKITNLSSTKIYVNLECPEVTTFRHWLINDGFMEFWPII; this comes from the exons ATGGATGCACACGATCATCTCGCGGTTGTGGATGGAAGCAAGATGACATGGAACGTAAGGGTCCGTGTTACAAGAATATGGCCTTCGACAATACCAAATGGTGTCATAGTCAGATGGAACTTGCTCCTGTTAGATTCAGAG AACACTCACGTGCATGCATCCACTACCCCTGAAATATGGATTCAATTCCAGAATTTAATCAATGAAGGAGTTGTGTGCATGGTTAGGAATTTCAGTGTCATACCTGCCAATGGCATTTTCCGACCTGTGCTTCACCCACGCCAAATAGCATTTACAGAGGCGACCCGAATCAATGTTATTCCGGAAGAGGAATTTACAATTCAAATGCACAGGTTTGAAATTATTCCACTGGAAGACTTGCAGGAACATGTTGTTGAAGGAAATCCAAATTGGCTAAATGAATTCTCCATAG ATGTAATGGGAATGGTGGAAGATCTTGAACCAATCCAGGAATCCCAGACAAACCATGGTCCAGtagaaattataaaattcacAATATATGATGGAAG TGTTAGACACAAAGTGCATATATCGGGACCCTTCAACCCTGACGCGTTATCGTTGTATGACGATCAATTTGCAAATCCCAAGATTGTCATAATGGCAAGCACAAGAATTTCTGAGTTTAGAG GGACTATTAAGATAACTAATCTTTCGTCCACCAAGATTTATGTGAACCTTGAATGCCCGGAAGTGACAACGTTCAGACACTG GTTGATCAATGATGGCTTCATGGAGTTTTGGCCTATCATTTGA
- the LOC135147143 gene encoding uncharacterized protein LOC135147143 yields MIEDPGNFRYKRTVMIKFVITKVEEEDNWWFNSCVSCQAEVEKIDKKFKCHECNRSFGYCEKRFRIFVLADDSTLLTNVILLDRVVKRLAGTTVANLLTQIKQDNSVTVASAIFGSIIGKEVIVLLQLTDANVAGDSNLYNVVDLCDSAMYEGAMVLASPTQATSSFSMEGDSVVPGIELFETPGSSHSATKKIKVEDTPA; encoded by the exons ATGATTGAAGATCCCGGAAATTTTCGGTACAAG AGGACTGTAATGATCAAGTTTGTCATTACCAAAGTTGAGGAAGAGGATAACTGGTGGTTCAATAGCTGTGTTTCCTGCCAGGCTGAGGTTGAAAAAATAGACAAAAAATTCAAGTGTCACGAGTGTAACCGCAGTTTTGGATACTGTGAGAAAAG GTTTCGCATTTTTGTTCTGGCTGACGACAGCACGTTACTGACAAATGTAATTCTTCTTGACCGAGTTGTTAAGCGTTTGGCTGGCACTACTGTAGCTAATCTCCTAACTCAGATTAAACAG GATAACTCTGTCACTGTTGCATCTGCTATCTTTGGTAGCATTATCGGAAAAGAGGTCATTGTTCTGCTGCAGTTAACAGATGCTAATGTGGCCGGAGATAGTAATCTCTACAATGTAGTAGATTTGTGTGATTCTGCAATGTACGAAGGTGCAATGGTTTTGGCATCACCAACTCAGGCTACCAGTTCATTTTCTATGGAGGGTGACTCT GTTGTTCCTGGCATTGAGCTTTTTGAAACTCCAGGTTCATCTCATTCAGCCACAAAGAAAATCAAAGTG GAGGATACCCCAGCATGA
- the LOC135147268 gene encoding uncharacterized protein LOC135147268, whose amino-acid sequence MQGRMFDHIQNLEKSRTNWKIKARLTRFWPTFAPETSTIKGYNLILLDDDNSHVHAYVYPDNWRAIGKEVAEGKVYVVENFQVRDTIGKLKPVSTKLCLRLLNSTTIKEVEDDVMIPKHKFEFMDMGDLLEECDRLSENQNPEFAYDVIGAVEEFDKVKRVPTRYGERDQTRFIFTMAG is encoded by the exons ATGCAGGGAAGGATGTTTGATCACATTCAGAATCTCGAGAAGTCACGCACTAACTGGAAAATCAAAGCAAGGCTCACACGCTTTTGGCCAACATTTGCTCCAGAAACATCAACCATCAAGGGATACAATTTGATTCTCCTCGACGATGAT AATTCTCATGTGCATGCATATGTTTACCCCGATAACTGGCGAGCTATTGGCAAAGAGGTCGCTGAAGGGAAGGTTTATGTTGTTGAGAACTTTCAGGTCAGAGATACTATTGGGAAATTAAAACCTGTCTCAACAAAGCTTTGCCTTCGACTTCTTAATAGTACTACCATTAAGGAAGTGGAGGACGATGTTATGATCCCAAAGCATAAGTTTGAATTTATGGACATGGGAGACTTGCTTGAGGAGTGTGACCGTTTGTCGGAGAATCAGAATCCGGAATTTGCTTATG ATGTCATTGGTGCTGTGGAGGAGTTCGACAAGGTAAAGCGAGTTCCGACAAGATATGGGGAGAGAGACCAAACCCGGTTCATATTTACGATGGCCGGTTag